The Triplophysa dalaica isolate WHDGS20190420 chromosome 20, ASM1584641v1, whole genome shotgun sequence genome segment TGTGCGCTCTGTCTGGTGGCGTCTGCATGTCTTAATCAGCTCCCTGTCTGGGTACTCCATCGATCCCGTTTCAGCCCTATGCATCTTGGGTAACTGCACTCTCTCACTCTGCCCGCTCTCAGTAGCCCCTGGCATCCTGCTCTCTTAAGCGACTGAGGATGATGGGCTTTCATTATCTAGAGGAGGTGAAGCGAGAGATAATGCCCGGCAGAGACGACTACTGGTTTGCCATCCATTTGTAACTGATATAGTATGTCACAGGAGAAATATTTGCTTCCAAGTGTAAAGTCTCTTTTTGACCCTGGAAGTTCACGCTCCTGATATTGTGAAAGGTATATTCCACACATTGAAGGCTTAGTCACAATACCAGTAATGTGAAGTTGTTTGCGGCTTTATCCCTGACTAAATTCTCCCATGAGCCTCCAATCAGCCTAGCACACTTTTAATGGCAACGATTTCATTCAGGTTTTCCCGCAATGGGTCTCATTTCCTGTCTGAACAAGAATGGAATGATAGGAACTTCACACTCCCGGTGAGATTTTGAAGTCGTCTTTAACCGAGTTCCCCTTTTCTGTGAGGTTAAGCCAAGTCTAGACTAGGTTTTAAGGTCTGTCCAAGCTGAAATCCTATCGCAGCTGGGGACTTTGTAAGCGCTCCCCCCGACCCCGTACCCCTCTGTCGCCTCTTTATGTTCTGTCCTTGCGTATCTGTTTCACCAGCAGCTCTTAAAAGCATGTCGAGGGAGTCCCCTACCCCCTGAAACCACAGCGGTAACCTCCCCCAACCTCCACCACGCAACCCACTCCCACCTTTTGTCCCTACACAGCCCGCCCAATCCCTCCTCGTGTCTCTGTAATCTCCAAACAAAGAGCCAGTGTAAGGCCACCAATTATGCACGTTCTAGACCTTGCTTGGCCCAAACCGCTTTTGCTCCCTCACTACAGGTTTGGAGCCATGCACGGCGGGAagttgtatgtttttcttttgtaagCCAGCTCTGCATAAACTCGGATGGGTCGCTTACAGTTTCACAGGAGTCTGAGTGTGAAACGTGTGATATTGGTTTGCCTCGTGTAGCAGAAGTGATTTAGTATTTGTTAACCGTGTTTGGTTTTGTAATATCTCTGTAATATTAGATATTATGTTCTGATTTATAACCTAGTTGTCTATGTAGGTGacgttttaaagggatagttaatccaaaaataaacattctggtATACTTTGTTCacaacatgtatgactttcttctgtggaaagcAGAAGATGATCTTTTGTGGAATGTCTTGGTGGGTTtatgtctatacaatggaagtcaattggagcaagtgttgtttggttaccaacgttattccaaatatcttcttttgtgttctgcaggagacaAAAAGTCCTACAGGTTGGAATGACATAAAGGCGATTCAATTaggaaaaaaatttttttgggtgaatgtTCCCATTAAGGCTTTATAGAAACGCTTCCTACATGAAAATATAAACCCTAAGGACTAATAACTATTATTGGTGTAGTATGTATGGTGTGGTATCAGTATGTTTTCCTTTTTGGCAGATTGTTTTTTTaccatggtatttgtagtaaaataaCAATACTAAATCGTAATCAATGTAAATCTGTAGTTGGTATGGTTTTATCACAAATACGACAAAAAAAGGACTAGTTAAATCCTGGTTAATTTTTTGAGGGACATGCTGCTTGGCTTTATCAAAATTGCTAGTACTTTGTGAGATGggaatcccataatgcattgggACAGTGGTCTCGTTGGAAAAAATAAACGATGGTTTGCGAGAGTTATAATACTAAGCAATTAATAATTCCAAGTAAATAAGAAGTTAAAGCCAAACTCTACATAGACAACAAATCAACTCACAATTAATGCTAATAAAGTTCTTATTAACACTATGCTTCCTATCGTGCACATATTTTTAAATCCTATTATTGTTGTCGTAAATTCAAAAcgttttttcattcattctgttttaaatcttctttatgtgtgtgtcaCATTGTACACATCATTTTGCAATGCATCATATTGTGTCTGGTTATGTACATGACTAAAAAGCCCCAAAACTTGAAATTCCACTACGGGTGGGATCCTGCCTACGcttgctgtgttttttattgaaaaagctGTAGTGTTCTCTCAAAGCGTGGTGTGGTTCcagtgttttgaaatgtttaccaTGACCCTGTTCACACACTGGGAGGAAATGTCGCGCCGAGATAAGTTTCATTAACATGACGTGTGTCTATGTCCAGATTACATGCACATAATGCTGACCTGAAAAGGCTTTGTGTTTTCATGCTGGATCGAGTTTCATTTTACGTGCAAAATGTACTTACCATACAAAGCCATGTAAGTGGTTGGCAGTAGTGATATGGCTGAGCTCTTTATTGTTTGATGGAGACTCGACGGTTAAGTACGGTTATCCTGTTTGTAATTAATGTGATAtctgtgatgttgtgttttctcAGACTCTTCCAGAAAGAGGCCATGAGGCAATTACAGTCATTTGATTTGCCTCCCAGTGTTTCTGTGGGTGATTTAATGATATTGCGTGTGCTCCATTAAAGCAACTATTAGCGGCTCATGGCGCAGTGTTCTTTCTCTCCCGCTATCAGGACCGGCGACGTAATCTGCAGGAAGTTCCTCTTGCATGTGAACCTCCGTTGACTTTCATCTGCTCCACTAACTGTTACTGGCAGCGCACTTCGGTGTATTTAAGATCACAGCCTTTATAAGATTTATAAAGAGTACACAAACAAACTCTTGCACTCCCTCGCTGACACTGACACACACCCACATAAACGCTGAAAAAGCAAAGTTGACGCTTGTTCAGAGGGGTGTGGTTAGGTCTCGGACGTGTCATGAGTTTTGCAGTAACCGTGTGTGTGAAAAACATCGCAAGGAAGTGGAGTCAGATCAAATGATGTTAGTggaaaaatgtgtgtgaaagTTAAGTGAGAACaggagtaaatgataaaagcagATCTGCCTATAAAAGGCTCGCATAAACATCACAGGCCTGAACTTGTGGGAAAAGCAATGACATTAGGAAAGAGGATTCGAATGGAACGTTCCTGACAGGGAAGCCCAAAAAAAGAATTTGCATAGGAGGGCTTTTTGTCCCTCGGTGGGTCCTGTTGCGATCAGCCATCAAGCGTCTGGGCTGGTGTAATTTTAAAACCAGTGAAATTTGTCTTAAGTGGTCTGCCATTGTATGGGCTGATAAACCCAAGGGCGCCAGTGAGGTGTGACAGCCAGCGCTCATGTCTTGACCTCGGTCACCCGCAGcggtctgtctgtgtgtgtccgTCCTCGTCCCTATTCTGTTTGTCTGACCCGCTTTAGAGAGACAAAAATACGCAATGGTGATGACAGCTCGAAAACGTAAGGCAGTGTTCTGTCGGGGCGTCTGAATGCTTCCGAAGATTGATGATATCATTTAGTTGTGCCTACAGGGATCTAAGATAGAGGAATATGAAATTCCCAAACGGTGTTTACTGCCAAAAAGTTCTTTAGTACAAGTAGTACCATAGTTCATGTACAGTGGTTATgccaaaaatataattcatgtACATACAACATTATGTAtgtgtattaatattaaaaatacatgtatgtatttggTTTACACGTCATCCAATTTTCCTTCCAGTGTATTCAAGCTCTACATTTTATCAGTAGGTGTGTTTTATGGGAATCAAACACATGACCTTTGCACTGCTAACACAAAACTCgacctttaaaggaacagttcactcaatGAATCGCCCTccggttgttccaaatctgtacatttatttgttctgatgaacacggagaaagatatttgaaagactgcttgaaagcaaaccgttcctggccaccattgactaccaaagtagtcAAGTTGCtcaacacaaaagaggatattttgaataatgtaggaaagcaaaaacgAATGAGCCAAAAAAACCATACAACGTATACTAATACTTTCCTAAGCCTTCGGATGATAATATAATACCCTAGACTCAAAGAAAGGACCCAAAACCAAAGTATCTTTTTGACCTCCATAGCAAGcatctattttttataattcatttaaaaatcaatatgTTAAGATTGCTTATATATATGAATATCTTTGAACCTCCTCCCACGTCATTGCTGTTGTTTGTCACAGACTGTTATATGATCGGACGGTAAAGCGATGTCGTTTGTGAAGGTATTCTGCTGATATAAAGGGACGGCAGTGGGGGTCTGGTCTGCTGTGTACGGTCTGTTTGGGTTCATCTGCAGTGGCGGATTCAGTTTCATGTTATGCAGTTTGGTAGCAAGCTAGATTCTGCATGCAGTATTTCTACTGAAGTTAATATGCTCAATGCTTCCCTTCTTCATAGTGGGTCTAGCTTGCCCCCTGGTGGTTGTTTCAAGCTTGCACAGTGCACTTGCAGCATATTCTTAAAGAAGTCATCAAAATAGATCTCACGTGGAATGAATTCATGAACACTATTTAGTCATATTTTGACTTCTCTCTTTTCAGCTCTTAAGTGTAACTGCACCGCTTGTGAAAAGACCGGTTATGTGTGTGAGACAGATGGGGCCTGCATGGCCTCTACCTCCTACATCAACGGTCAGGAAGAGCAGCAGGTGCGAATCTGTATCCCTCGCGTCAGCCTTGTACCACCAGGACAGCCCATCTACTGCCTGAGCGCCAAGGGCCTGCTCAACACGCACTGCTGTTACAAAGACTTCTGCAACAGCATCAACCTTCAAGTTCCAAACGGTAGGAAGAAAGACTGAACGTTTGGTTTCTAGGTCTCTATGTTTCCTGTGCTGCTATTTCAGTGTTCCTTGAGACTCGTGCTtctcattccaaacttgtatgactttcttctgcacatcACTAAAGAAGATACTTTAAAGAATGTCCGCAACCTAAAAAATGGCCCCTAGTTGACTTTCaattgatataaaaacaaaagtagtGAGGCATTTCTTCACCATGACAAAATGTTTGGAGATATTTGTTCCACAAAGAAAAGAGTCATGTAAAGGTTTTGTGCGAAATGAGGGTGcaagtttattttttggtgaactttccctttaaatcacAACTTGTGAGTGGTAATGTGCATGAAACTCCTCTCTCAGGGATTTCTGAAGAGAACAACTGGTCGGGCTCAGCGGGCAGCTGGGGTCCGGTTGAGCTGGTGGCTGTGATCGCAGGACCGGTCTTCTTGTTTTGCCTCCTGCTTATTGTGGGAGTGCTGGTTTTCCAGCACCATCAGCGGAATTACAACCACCGGCAGCGACTTGATGTCGAAGATCCATCCTGTGATCATCTGTACTTGGCCAAAGACAAGACTTTACAGGACCTCATCTTTGATCTGTCCACCTCGGGTTCAGGCTCCGGTAGGTCAAAGCTTTATCTAAAGCACTTGCGCTTGACTTGTTTTGGCTTTTGagtgttttaagtgttttttcgTTGCAGGTCTGCCCTTGTTTGTTCAGCGGACGGTAGCCAGGACAATCGTACTGCAGGAGATTATAGGTAAAGGGAGGTTTGGAGAGGTTTGGAGGGGGAGATGGAGAGGAGGAGATGTGGCTGTTAAGATCTTTTCATCCAGAGAAGAGCGCTCTTGGTTCCGCGAGGCTGAGATTTATCAGACCATCATGCTCCGTCATGAGAACATCTTGGGCTTCATCGCCGCTGATAATAAAGGTACAATGTGTCTGACTTTTGGTTCAAATTTATGGAATAGTTGacgtttttcttttgtgtttgggtGAGTTTTATGTTGtaattttattgatattttaaatgaggttttatttttatatttagcaaTGTTGTGCTTTTGTCAATTTCACTATTTATTCGTTTTGTTGGTGtatcatttagttttttattgttatgtacgttaaaaaaaatcagttttagttcagttgacattttcacataaTAACTTTAGTGTCGTCTCAACTTAaacttaaaagtaaaacaaaatgttgcCTCTGCAATAAGCtgatgtaaatttaaatatatataaataaaaaagattttatttgcttttaaataacaacatttttaacagttttagtCCCAGTAAACTACAACAACATTGTTGGGTGACTTTTGGCCacaataatgtataaaaatctgaaaagtaAAAAGCTTATTGTGAGGGCCCTAGTTTTGGCCAAACTTTACCTTtactataaaaatgtttaaagaaagtTTTCTTCCTTTCTAAATTCACCGTTTTTATCTCTGTTTCTTAGACAATGGCACATGGACGCAGCTGTGGCTGGTCTCTGACTACCATGAACACGGCTCTTTATTCGACTATCTGAACCATTACTCTGTCACAATCGAGGGTATGATTAAGTTATCGCTCTCAGCAGCCAGTGGGCTGGCACATTTGCATATGGAGATCCTGGGTACACAGGGTAAATATAAACTGAACACATCCGACTCGACATCCTTTGTATTCCTGTACTCGCAAAACCAAAATCAATGCTGTACACAAGAACGCAACAAATCTGACATTTATACCTTCACTGTCACCTCTCACAGGAAAACCGGGCATTGCTCATCGTGACCTCAAATCTAAAAACATCTTGGTGAAAAAGAATGGTACTTGTGCCATAGCAGATCTGGGGCTCGCTGTACGTCACGAGTCCATCACTGATACTATAGACATTGCTCCCAATCAGAGGGTCGGCACTAAAAGGTACGTCTACATCTCTACACTCCGACTGTAAATAATGTATTAATGGgtgaatataaatattacagtataaaGTTCTTCATTTTGAGATGCTGCCACAGTTGGATTACTTGACAGGAGGGTGTTGTGTCTTTCAGATATATGGCTCCAGAGGTACTAGATGAAACGAtcaacatgaaacattttgatTCCTTTAAGTGTGCTGATATATATGCTTTGGGACTGGTATACTGGGAGATAGCAAGACGGTGTAACGCTGGAGGTGAGAGCAAATCTTTCATCCACCGTATTGGAAAATTGGACTACCTTTTGTttaaactttgaattttgaaataACAGGCATCCATGAAGATTACCAGCTTCCCTACTATGATCTGGTGCCTTCTGACCCCTCCATAGAGGAGATGAGGAAGGTGGTGTGTGATCAGAGGTTACGGCCCAATGTGCCCAACTGGTGGCAAAGCTACGAGGTAAAAGCTTTAAGACGCGTTTGATGACCAACCAGAGTGTATCATGTACAAGTCTAGTTTAGTGGGAATCAGGGACCTGGCAGTTTTATGGTATCTCATATCTCGGGTCATAATATAGTTTTGAGCACTTGGTattaagattttattatttttagagcCACAGAACAGTTTGCCTTCTCAAACACAATTTACTTGCATATAACGTTTTCCCACCACTAGACGTTCAGAGGCAGTTAAATCTGAAATcgattttaataataaaccaCAATGAGAATCAAGTTCAAACAATGGAACAGAAGCTGGCGAGTTTGAAAAGCTCTCGCAGTTTTTGTGTGCAGTATGCATCAGACGGTCTGTGGGCGTGCTGTCTGAGACCGAGACGATTAAATGTGATAATACagctttttaattaaattccgTTATTATTTTTGCAAGCATACTTTCTTGTTGGAGGCTGAAAGGAGACATTTTGATTGAGGTTTGCTTTGTTGTGCAGGCACTGAGAGTCATGGGGAAGATCATGAGGGAGTGTTGGTATGCCAACGGGGCCGCCCGGCTTACGGCTCTGCGGATTAAGAAGACTCTCTCTCAACTCAGCGTCCAGGAAGACATTAAGATCTGAAACGGGCGGGATGCCGCGGATCCTCGTAGAGACGCACAAGCACACATAAAAGACTTTAGCCAAAAAAAAGCCTGCCAGTTTTATCccttttttttaaccttttaaagtTGGGACGAGGCCTACCTCACCATCTCAAAGGAAACTACTGAGCGTCAGTCGATCCCAGCCCTTCTACGTTCCTCCGGAGGTGAAACGGCCTGTCGTCGTTCCCAGTTGAGGATGATCCTGTTGTCAGCACAACTTCCCTCATAGGACCTGTTTGATATTTCTTTTGACAGGAATGACAATTGAGCAAAGGCGTTTGTGTTTTCGTTCTTTTCATTTACCACTTCAATGTTGCATCCAAAAACGATTTTGCTGCGTGATTGTCTTGAaagtatgtttgttttatttcagtccATCCCTCACTgactaatataaaatatgtcatatttagtcaaaaatatagaaatatatatatatagtgctCTACTGCTGTTGTGAGACTGTGAAAAATGTGGGTAACACTGTTTTCTCCTGTTATGACTAACGATTCATGTCCAAAGCTAAGTGTAGCAAAGACGCCACGACTGTGTGACTGTCATACTGAAGACGTAGCAgtacttagtttttttttcaacaacgAATTGCATTATGCTTCTGGCAGAACATCAGTAAATATCAGGCTGCTACATTTGCTTCACTCCATCAGTGTGCAGATCTCGGCGTGGGGTCTATTTTTGAAAGCAATCTCTTTCAATGTTCACTTGTTGTGTGTTTGGCCGTTTTAATTGTTTTGGGAATATTAAAATCTGCGTTATTGCGCATTTGCGCTTTGAGGGCAATGATAGCTTGttcatgtttattcattatatttCCGAATGAGGTCCATTTTCTCACTCCTAACACTCACAGAGCTAAGGAAAATTATGCAGGCTTGTGtctaaaatatggacaaacacCAACTACTGGGTTTGAATGAACCTTTGCCAAGTTGTTTGGGTCAAATATAGGCCTTCCTAGAATAATTTTCTAGGTTaataaaggtatagttcacccaataatgaaattatttgattgttcaccctcatgtcatctcaAACacgtatgacttactttcttttgAAGAGTTTTTGAAAATTGGTAACCCAATAACTTTGGAagccattgacttccattgtattgaccTTTTATCAAATTAATTTCTTTTGGGTTCCACAGAAAAGTCATAAACCGGTTTTGAAGGAtatgtgggtgaataaatgacaaaatgtttatttttgggtgaataatTCCTTTTATTTAACCCAGTGGTTTGTCCGTATTTCACACTTCACCAAAAGGTGGACATTACTGAAGATAATCGCTaccatttgtatgttttttaagaCCATTGAACATCATTTTAATGGGAACGTTACgtttgttgtatttgtattgGGAAGTTAGCATGTTAAACTGCACTGTTGTTTAATATTTGCTCTGTGTCTATTAGGGATGTAGTGTAGTCAGAAAACGTCTGAAAATCTCTTTTTGCCTGTATTTTAACACTTCTATTGTTAAATTCAACTGTACTACTGATCATTTCCTTTATGCCAATACTAATCAATGAACCGTGTGAACTGCAACTTGATCATTTAGCACATTTTTCTAATGCCACTTGTACCGCTCCCTTCTATCTGCAATGTCTAGCTCACCGATACACTCAGAAACCACATGTTCTTATTATAAACTGGATCTTAAGTGATAGTGA includes the following:
- the acvr1ba gene encoding activin A receptor type 1Ba, whose product is MQRDGNLAVMFPRRTAVALLALCGLIEIGNALKCNCTACEKTGYVCETDGACMASTSYINGQEEQQVRICIPRVSLVPPGQPIYCLSAKGLLNTHCCYKDFCNSINLQVPNGISEENNWSGSAGSWGPVELVAVIAGPVFLFCLLLIVGVLVFQHHQRNYNHRQRLDVEDPSCDHLYLAKDKTLQDLIFDLSTSGSGSGLPLFVQRTVARTIVLQEIIGKGRFGEVWRGRWRGGDVAVKIFSSREERSWFREAEIYQTIMLRHENILGFIAADNKDNGTWTQLWLVSDYHEHGSLFDYLNHYSVTIEGMIKLSLSAASGLAHLHMEILGTQGKPGIAHRDLKSKNILVKKNGTCAIADLGLAVRHESITDTIDIAPNQRVGTKRYMAPEVLDETINMKHFDSFKCADIYALGLVYWEIARRCNAGGIHEDYQLPYYDLVPSDPSIEEMRKVVCDQRLRPNVPNWWQSYEALRVMGKIMRECWYANGAARLTALRIKKTLSQLSVQEDIKI